A genomic stretch from Longimicrobium sp. includes:
- a CDS encoding SGNH/GDSL hydrolase family protein: protein MRFLALGDSYTIGEGIAEAERWPVRLVALLAEQGIRLDPPEIIARTGWTTDELDAAIDAAAPAGPYSLVSLLVGVNNQYRGRSAEEYREHFRFLLARAIGFAGNEARRVLVLSIPDWGVTPFAAGRDRAAIAHEIDIFNAVARDEAAHAGARWVDVTPASRAAGARMLVDDGLHPSGAAYEEWARLALPHAVEALRAG from the coding sequence GTGAGGTTCCTGGCGCTGGGCGACTCGTACACCATCGGCGAGGGCATCGCGGAGGCCGAGCGCTGGCCCGTGCGCCTGGTGGCTCTGCTGGCGGAGCAGGGCATCCGCCTCGATCCGCCCGAGATCATCGCCCGCACCGGCTGGACGACGGACGAGTTGGACGCCGCCATCGACGCGGCGGCCCCGGCGGGCCCGTACTCGCTGGTCTCGCTGCTGGTTGGCGTCAACAACCAGTACCGCGGCCGCTCAGCGGAGGAGTACCGCGAGCACTTCCGCTTCCTCCTGGCCCGCGCGATCGGCTTCGCGGGGAACGAGGCGCGGCGCGTGCTGGTGCTCTCGATCCCCGACTGGGGCGTCACTCCGTTCGCCGCCGGCCGCGACCGCGCCGCCATCGCGCACGAGATCGACATCTTCAACGCCGTCGCGCGCGACGAGGCCGCCCACGCCGGCGCCCGCTGGGTGGACGTGACCCCCGCCTCCCGCGCCGCCGGTGCCCGCATGCTCGTGGATGACGGACTGCACCCCTCCGGCGCCGCGTACGAGGAGTGGGCGCGGCTGGCGCTGCCGCACGCGGTGGAGGCGCTGCGGGCGGGGTAG
- a CDS encoding thioredoxin domain-containing protein produces MNRFFANAATALLVCCALVVTGLAVRRELAAARPVPAAYNPQARNVSDWRRYVEGSRIGPTDAQVTIVEFSDFQCPYCGMMAGRLRALREANPGKVALVYRHFPLEYHPFAAPAAHASICAERQGRFEAYHDAVFARQDSLHGDIWSALAEDAKIPNLQLFSECMKESGPAQRIERDQAAARRLGVNSTPSILVNGTLVTGDGLGAIEEYVARALKGSRSRT; encoded by the coding sequence ATGAACAGGTTCTTCGCCAACGCCGCGACGGCGCTTCTGGTGTGCTGTGCGCTCGTCGTGACGGGGCTCGCCGTCCGTAGGGAGCTCGCCGCCGCCCGCCCGGTACCGGCCGCGTACAACCCGCAGGCGCGAAACGTGAGTGATTGGCGCCGCTACGTGGAAGGATCCCGCATCGGACCGACCGACGCACAGGTGACGATCGTCGAGTTTTCGGACTTCCAATGCCCTTACTGCGGCATGATGGCGGGGCGCCTGCGCGCGCTTCGCGAGGCGAACCCCGGGAAGGTGGCACTCGTCTACCGGCACTTCCCGCTCGAGTACCATCCCTTTGCGGCTCCGGCGGCTCACGCAAGCATCTGCGCGGAGCGCCAGGGCCGCTTCGAGGCGTACCACGATGCGGTGTTCGCGCGGCAGGATTCGCTGCACGGCGACATCTGGTCCGCGCTCGCCGAGGATGCCAAAATCCCGAACCTCCAGTTGTTCAGTGAGTGCATGAAGGAGAGCGGGCCCGCCCAGCGGATCGAGCGTGATCAGGCGGCGGCGAGGAGGCTCGGCGTCAACTCGACTCCTTCCATACTGGTCAACGGAACCCTGGTTACCGGCGATGGGCTTGGCGCCATCGAGGAGTACGTCGCCCGCGCGCTGAAGGGTTCGCGCAGCCGCACCTGA
- a CDS encoding PDZ domain-containing protein: MPYSGINISMVPQFGPGGTMRWAHHPTIATVDPGSPADRVGLRPGDVVLLVNGRDSREPEAMFGEPGTVYVFRVRRGSAVRDYTVTSTTLPSTRPAGRG, translated from the coding sequence GTGCCATACTCCGGCATCAACATCTCCATGGTGCCCCAGTTCGGGCCCGGCGGTACGATGCGGTGGGCGCACCATCCGACGATCGCCACCGTCGATCCGGGTTCTCCGGCGGACCGCGTAGGGCTGCGGCCGGGCGACGTCGTGCTCCTGGTGAATGGGCGCGACTCGCGTGAGCCGGAGGCGATGTTCGGTGAGCCGGGGACGGTATACGTGTTCCGGGTGCGCCGCGGGAGCGCTGTTCGCGATTACACCGTCACGAGCACGACGCTGCCGAGTACTAGGCCGGCGGGCCGGGGCTGA
- a CDS encoding carboxypeptidase-like regulatory domain-containing protein: MKPTREARSIRAARWLPDLGRQVLLAILLVIGWSSAASGQTVTISGRVTSTAGAPLSGARVEARDPAAGDRASASTLTNAAGRYLVRVRPGREYALSVEMPGFVGGTVLVDAASAGAIRDLRLAPAMGTPTVLEGLTVRAPRRTPQAERRAEAPGASVASRAASISTRYPGDPGDLAASAGTSGQVIRGAGGLSIAGQGPSANRTTVDGAGFDAGSLPPEALAAAGVIAHPYDVSRGQFTGGELAGRTMSGTNLWGGAFRMALQNPNLAYGARERMGTGRLGGGGGGPIVPGRLFVYGAGQVVVQESPARALDPDDPRLQSFGVSADSARRLLQIVEGLGMRNAPDADARTSTGAILARFDYLPGSRHSLTLRIDARRRTSDGYRSPFSASDGAETREQSGGVLLKAFTRFRGGATHDASVYLSSTDQRSAPGAALPAGELWLRSDLVDGSRGISTLSFGGDAQAWPAEDRTAIELSDRVTIELGRGAHQLQAGALYLRERVEASAMNDRFGTFTFATLADVEAGRPVRFTRWLGSGVGEAVTATHALYAGDLWTPRRGLRVTWGVRVERTAFELPGALDPGESLVAEPGTSPWSLSPRAGFTWTRNTPRMEWVVRGGAGRFRAAAPTRSLAALRVEPGLGYGVRLECVGAAAPSPRWDSYRGDPSSVPTRCIGDDETRASDPAGTTGFTRGFGVPGLWRASLESFWLHKKSDTSLEVAASASRGRRLPLGIDQNLAASPAFTLAHEGGRPVYAAPGAIDPATGRAVLSASRRRDDAGVVRAVDAAGRSASEQISVSATRMFGVGLLRAHYTLTRSRDHASSLPSPAASLPSTAGDPRRASWAPADFEQRHAFQLSVDRSVSRWMSLTLYGVVTSGAPFTPMVDTDVNGDGFANDRAFVFDPSVAREAGVAREMSELIDRAPAGVRSCLRGQLGRVAARNSCRGPWNPRLDVQLNIRPRGVQRGAHFMVVGENITAGLDRRLHGADGLRGWGQDVSPNPVLLRVTGFDPSTRRYAYEVNPSFGRDVVTSRPFAVRLQMRLTMGADPATQAMMSSISTLRASAAPEDIRREILRQWQNTPSLVLGGAAERNVQLGPEQRSALRAAADSVARGVASLASALVETEVTQPAGTSQLLAQAQSLLMGGFEQARATLTPEQWSRLPLLIRRPPRAVVPLGSQTNILIAPDL; this comes from the coding sequence ATGAAGCCGACACGCGAGGCCCGTTCTATACGGGCCGCCCGCTGGCTGCCTGATCTCGGGCGCCAGGTGCTGCTCGCCATTCTGCTCGTGATCGGGTGGAGCAGCGCGGCCAGCGGCCAGACGGTGACGATTTCGGGCCGGGTGACCAGCACGGCGGGTGCGCCGCTCTCAGGGGCGCGTGTGGAAGCTCGCGATCCCGCGGCAGGGGATCGCGCGTCCGCGTCCACCCTCACGAATGCCGCGGGACGCTATCTGGTGCGGGTGCGTCCCGGACGCGAATACGCGCTGTCCGTGGAAATGCCGGGCTTCGTGGGCGGCACCGTGCTGGTTGATGCCGCGTCGGCGGGGGCGATCCGCGACCTTCGGCTTGCCCCCGCGATGGGTACGCCCACGGTGCTCGAGGGGCTCACGGTGCGAGCCCCGCGTCGCACGCCGCAGGCGGAACGGCGAGCCGAGGCTCCTGGCGCGTCGGTGGCGTCCCGTGCCGCCAGCATCTCCACGCGCTATCCGGGCGATCCCGGCGACCTGGCGGCATCGGCCGGAACGTCCGGGCAGGTGATCCGCGGTGCAGGCGGGCTCTCCATCGCCGGGCAGGGGCCGTCCGCCAACCGCACGACGGTGGACGGAGCGGGATTCGACGCCGGGAGCCTGCCCCCCGAGGCACTCGCGGCGGCGGGCGTCATCGCGCACCCCTACGACGTGTCCCGGGGCCAGTTTACCGGCGGCGAGCTGGCTGGGCGCACCATGAGCGGCACCAACCTTTGGGGCGGCGCCTTCCGCATGGCGCTCCAGAACCCGAACCTGGCGTATGGCGCACGGGAGCGCATGGGCACCGGGCGGCTCGGGGGCGGCGGGGGTGGCCCGATCGTTCCCGGCCGCCTCTTCGTGTACGGAGCCGGACAGGTGGTGGTTCAGGAGTCGCCCGCGCGCGCGCTGGACCCTGACGATCCGCGCCTCCAATCGTTCGGTGTATCGGCGGACTCGGCCCGGCGCCTCCTCCAGATCGTGGAAGGGCTCGGGATGCGGAACGCCCCGGATGCGGATGCGCGGACCTCGACGGGCGCGATCCTCGCGCGCTTCGACTATCTGCCAGGCTCGCGCCACTCCCTCACCCTGCGCATCGATGCGCGCCGGCGCACGTCCGACGGATACAGGTCGCCGTTCTCGGCGTCCGACGGCGCCGAGACGCGTGAACAGAGTGGCGGAGTGTTGCTCAAGGCGTTCACGCGGTTCCGCGGCGGCGCTACCCACGACGCCTCCGTCTACCTCTCCAGCACGGACCAGCGAAGCGCACCCGGCGCGGCACTGCCTGCCGGAGAATTGTGGCTCCGCTCCGACCTGGTCGACGGAAGCCGGGGGATCTCCACCCTGTCGTTTGGCGGCGATGCGCAGGCGTGGCCGGCGGAGGACCGTACGGCGATCGAGCTCTCCGACCGCGTCACCATCGAACTTGGGCGAGGTGCGCACCAGCTGCAGGCGGGCGCGCTGTACCTGCGCGAGCGCGTGGAGGCCAGCGCGATGAACGACCGGTTCGGCACCTTCACCTTCGCCACGCTCGCGGACGTGGAAGCGGGACGTCCGGTGCGTTTCACCCGCTGGCTGGGGAGCGGTGTGGGGGAGGCGGTCACGGCCACGCACGCATTGTACGCCGGCGACCTCTGGACGCCCAGGCGCGGGCTGCGCGTCACCTGGGGCGTACGCGTGGAGCGAACCGCGTTCGAGCTGCCGGGCGCGCTGGATCCGGGAGAGTCGCTCGTTGCCGAGCCTGGGACTTCACCATGGTCCCTGAGCCCACGCGCGGGGTTCACGTGGACCCGCAACACGCCGCGGATGGAGTGGGTCGTTCGCGGCGGCGCCGGGCGGTTCAGGGCGGCCGCGCCGACGCGCTCGCTCGCGGCGCTGCGGGTGGAGCCGGGTCTCGGGTACGGCGTGCGCCTCGAATGCGTCGGCGCGGCAGCGCCGTCGCCGCGGTGGGATAGCTACCGCGGAGATCCGTCGTCCGTGCCTACCCGATGCATAGGGGATGACGAGACGCGGGCGAGCGACCCGGCGGGGACAACCGGGTTCACGCGCGGATTCGGCGTGCCCGGCCTGTGGCGCGCATCGCTGGAATCCTTTTGGCTCCACAAGAAGTCCGACACTTCGCTGGAGGTGGCGGCGAGTGCCAGCCGTGGCCGCAGACTCCCGCTGGGGATCGACCAGAACCTGGCGGCGAGTCCCGCGTTCACGCTGGCCCACGAGGGAGGGCGCCCCGTGTACGCCGCCCCCGGGGCGATCGACCCTGCCACCGGCCGCGCCGTGCTCAGCGCCTCGCGGCGCCGGGACGACGCAGGAGTCGTTCGAGCCGTAGATGCGGCGGGAAGGTCCGCGTCGGAGCAGATCTCCGTGTCGGCCACGCGCATGTTCGGAGTAGGACTGCTGAGGGCGCACTATACCCTGACCCGCTCGCGGGATCACGCGTCCTCGTTGCCCAGCCCCGCCGCATCGCTCCCCAGCACCGCCGGTGATCCGCGCCGCGCATCCTGGGCTCCAGCCGACTTCGAGCAGCGTCACGCCTTCCAGCTCTCGGTCGACCGGTCAGTCTCGCGGTGGATGTCGCTCACGCTGTACGGGGTCGTGACCTCGGGTGCACCGTTCACGCCCATGGTGGACACGGACGTGAACGGCGACGGCTTCGCCAACGACCGGGCCTTCGTCTTCGATCCGTCGGTGGCACGCGAGGCCGGTGTCGCCCGCGAAATGTCGGAGTTGATCGATCGCGCCCCCGCCGGAGTGCGTTCGTGCCTGCGGGGGCAGCTCGGTCGCGTGGCGGCGCGCAACAGCTGCCGTGGGCCCTGGAACCCGCGGCTGGACGTGCAGCTCAACATCCGGCCACGCGGCGTGCAGCGCGGCGCCCACTTCATGGTCGTGGGAGAGAACATCACCGCCGGCCTGGACCGCCGTCTCCACGGCGCGGATGGCCTTCGTGGATGGGGCCAGGACGTCTCTCCGAACCCGGTCCTCCTCCGCGTCACCGGATTCGACCCCTCCACACGCCGCTACGCATACGAGGTGAACCCGTCGTTCGGCAGAGATGTCGTGACAAGCCGGCCTTTCGCCGTTCGCCTCCAGATGCGCCTGACGATGGGCGCGGACCCCGCGACGCAGGCGATGATGTCATCCATCTCCACCCTGCGTGCCTCCGCCGCCCCGGAGGACATCCGCCGGGAGATCCTTCGCCAATGGCAGAACACTCCATCCCTGGTGCTCGGCGGCGCCGCGGAGCGGAACGTTCAGCTCGGTCCGGAACAGAGAAGTGCCCTGCGCGCCGCGGCGGACTCCGTAGCCCGCGGGGTGGCTTCGCTCGCGAGCGCGCTGGTCGAAACGGAGGTCACACAGCCGGCGGGCACGTCCCAGCTCCTGGCGCAGGCGCAGTCGCTGCTCATGGGCGGATTCGAGCAGGCGCGCGCAACCCTCACCCCTGAGCAGTGGTCGCGGCTCCCCCTCCTGATCCGCCGGCCACCCCGAGCCGTGGTTCCCCTGGGCTCGCAAACCAACATCCT